Proteins from a genomic interval of Clostridium sp. 'deep sea':
- a CDS encoding deoxyguanosinetriphosphate triphosphohydrolase: MKWDSSSLLNNTRRRPSRSGKLANDNRNVFENDYGRIILSSGFRRLQDKAQVFPLDTSDFIRTRLTHSIEVAAIASSMGTSIERFLIKNKHMSLQHKGELKAILSSVGLLHDIGNTPFGHFGEYAIQQYFREFLKSNTHINKQLTALQKQDLQYFDGNAHSLRLITKLQYVQDIYGLNLTYATLAALIKYPCNSLEGNKKNKGVCLKKFGYFQSEQNTFTDIAKKTGLIQNNGVVCRHPLVFIMEAADDIAYSVTDLEDGIKKKVLSLNQIKRFLEKKLYTNEDGSARVMLPQEQEILNKLNLKIADDYPDNEARIIQILRAKIQGFMIESVVEEFENSYKDIINGSYNKELLNQSKASTIRNALKEISYIIFNNKVIITKELAGESVITNLLNLFVKGLTATDENNKLLFKKANTKENRLYRIISTNYRYIYEQHSKQSVYDRLLLITDFICGMTDYYAVDLFKKLSGTL, from the coding sequence TTGAGAATGACTATGGCAGAATTATACTTAGCTCTGGTTTTAGAAGGCTACAAGATAAAGCACAGGTTTTTCCATTAGATACAAGTGATTTTATAAGAACTCGTTTAACCCATTCTATAGAGGTTGCAGCCATTGCTTCCTCTATGGGTACTAGTATAGAGAGATTTTTAATAAAAAATAAGCATATGTCGTTACAACACAAAGGAGAGCTAAAAGCTATTTTGTCATCTGTTGGTTTACTTCATGATATTGGCAACACGCCCTTTGGCCACTTTGGTGAATATGCTATTCAACAATACTTTAGAGAGTTTTTAAAGAGCAATACACACATTAATAAGCAGCTAACAGCATTACAAAAACAAGATTTACAGTATTTTGATGGCAATGCTCATAGCCTAAGATTAATAACTAAACTACAGTATGTACAAGATATCTATGGACTTAACCTAACCTACGCAACCCTAGCAGCGTTAATTAAATACCCCTGTAATTCACTTGAAGGCAACAAAAAAAATAAAGGCGTTTGCCTTAAAAAGTTTGGTTATTTTCAGAGCGAACAAAACACGTTTACCGATATCGCTAAAAAAACAGGCTTAATTCAAAACAACGGTGTTGTGTGTAGGCATCCCTTAGTTTTTATTATGGAAGCGGCTGATGACATAGCTTATTCGGTAACAGACTTAGAAGATGGCATTAAAAAGAAGGTATTAAGCCTAAATCAAATTAAAAGATTCTTAGAAAAAAAGCTATATACAAATGAAGATGGTAGTGCTAGAGTTATGCTACCTCAAGAGCAAGAAATTTTAAATAAACTTAACCTTAAAATAGCAGATGACTACCCAGATAACGAGGCTCGTATTATTCAAATTTTAAGAGCTAAAATACAGGGATTTATGATTGAATCGGTAGTAGAAGAATTTGAAAATTCTTATAAAGACATTATAAACGGTAGCTATAACAAAGAGCTACTAAATCAAAGCAAAGCCAGTACCATCAGAAATGCCTTAAAAGAAATATCTTATATAATCTTTAATAATAAAGTAATAATAACTAAAGAACTAGCTGGTGAAAGCGTAATTACCAATTTACTAAACCTCTTTGTAAAAGGCTTAACTGCAACCGATGAAAATAACAAGCTACTCTTTAAAAAAGCCAACACCAAAGAAAACAGACTCTACCGCATAATCTCCACTAACTATAGATATATCTATGAACAACACAGCAAACAATCTGTATACGATAGATTATTATTAATAACTGACTTTATTTGCGGAATGACTGATTATTATGCAGTTGATTTGTTTAAAAAGCTAAGTGGAACTCTTTAA
- a CDS encoding four helix bundle protein encodes MFTFQNLDIYKLSKELVVEIYNITKHYPNSELYGLVSQMNRAVISIPANIAEGYGRANPKDRNHFINIAKGSLFELVCHLEISCELNFITNNTYNQQLNKCNNLSIRLTNFSKYLIK; translated from the coding sequence ATGTTTACATTTCAAAACCTTGATATTTATAAATTATCTAAAGAATTAGTAGTTGAAATATATAATATAACAAAACACTATCCTAATTCAGAACTTTATGGACTTGTATCACAAATGAATAGAGCAGTAATATCTATACCTGCAAATATTGCAGAAGGTTATGGCAGAGCAAACCCCAAAGATAGAAATCACTTTATTAATATTGCTAAAGGATCTTTATTTGAACTAGTATGTCACCTAGAGATTTCATGTGAATTAAATTTTATAACTAATAATACATATAATCAACAGTTAAATAAATGCAATAACTTATCTATAAGATTAACAAACTTCTCAAAATATTTAATTAAATAG